The region CCAACAACAACGGCGACGAGGACTACGTGGCCATGTACTCGGGCAACGGCAACTGGGTCGACGTGGTCGACGTCGCCAACCCCCCGGGCATCGGCCCGGTGTACGGTGTGGTCGAGGTGGCGGCGGCGCCGCCGGTGTACGTCGTCGACGGGCCGAAGCTGAACCCGGCCAACGGCCATCTCTACTACCGCCTGAACAGCACCGACTGGACCACGGCCGACGCCTTCGCCCGCGAGGTCATGGGCGGCTACCTGGTGCGCATCGCCGACGCCGCGGAGAACGCCTGGGTGCAGGCCAACCTGAACAGCTTCGCCTTCAACGGCCGCGTCTGGCTCGGGCTCAGCGACGCCGCCACCGAGGGGACGTTCGTCTACACCGACGGCAGCGCGCCGGGCTACACCCAGTGGGAGCCGAACGAGCCCAACAACAACGGCGATGAGGACTATGTGGCCATGTACGCCAACAACGGCAACTGGGTCGACGTGAAGGACCTCGCCAACCCGCCCTTCATCGGGCCGGTGTACGGCGTGGTGGAGGTGGAGATGCCGGAGGCCGTGACGCTGCCGCGCTAGATCCCATTAACTTACTGTGAATTAAGAAAATAAACGGGCACCGGGCGCGGATTTCCCTATCCGCGCCCGGCGCCTCGGTGCATACTCGCGGCCGTTCACCGTGTGGAGGGGAGACCCGCGGCATTTTCGGGCTTGTACCTGAACTCGCCTGAAGGAAGGACCCCATCCATGACGAAGAAGACCATTCTGTTCGGCGCCCTGATCCTGGTCGCCGTCCTCGCCGGCTGCTCCACCGAGAATCCCACCGCCCCGACGACAAGCGACCTCGACGGCAGCATCTACCAGCGTCCGGAGTTCATCGACACCCGGCCCGAGGCCGAGCAGCTCGCCGCCACGCTCACTGCGGCCGACGTGTTCCGTCTGCCGGCCGTGGCGCCGGACAAGGCCGGGGCCAGGTACGCCCTCGTCATCGGCATCTCCGACTACGACGGCACGGCCAACGACCTGAACTACTGCGACGACGACGCCGTCGACTGGCGCAACTACCTGCAGGGCCAGGGCTACACCGTGACGACCCTCATCGACGGCGCCGCCACGCGCGCCGCCATCGAGGCCGCGGTGGCGACCCTCGCCGCCCAGAGCATCGCCGGCAACGAGATCGTCTTCACCTACTCGGGCCACGGCTCGCGCGGCAACATGATCTCGTCCGACCTGACCTACATCAGCAACGCCTGGTTCGGCGGCATGTTCGCCGGCGTGGCGAGCACGAAGATGGCCTTCAACTTCGACGCCTGCCAGATCGGCGCCTTCGGCACGGCCCTGAACGCGCCGGGCCGCGTCATCGCCCTGGCCTCGGACACCAAACGCTACAGCTACGACGGCACCGCCGACATGGCCAACGGCGTCTTCACCTACTACCAGATGGTGGGCTTCGACCAGCAGGGCTTCGTCTTCGCCGAGAACGACGACGCCTACGCCGTGGCCGAGATGTTCGCCTGGGCCAAGACCTACCACGTGAAGGTGGCCCCCTACTACATCGATGCCTACGAGGGCAGCCTCGACTACTGATCCGCGTATTCCAGTCCGCCGTTCCCGAAGCCGCGGGAGGACATGCGGAGCGGGCCCCCTGGCGGGGGCCCGCTTCGCGTTCTGCCGGATCGGAATCAGTCGCCGGTTCCGCGCGCCACCGCCCCCAGCACCGTCAGGAACTGCACCGACGCCGCCACGTCGTGCACCCGCACCACCGCCGCGCCGGCGTGCCACGCGGCGACCAGGGCGGCCAGGCTGCCGGGCAGGCGGTCGTCCACGCCGGCGCCGGTGAGTTCGGCGATGAAGCGCTTGCGGCTCGCGCCCAGGAGCAGGGGCCGCGGTCCGGTGATCGCGCGCAGGGCGCGCAGCAGGTCGAGGTTGTGGGCGAGGCTCTTGCCGAAGCCGATGCCGGGATCGACGACGATCCGGCCCGCCGGCACGCCGGCCTCCTCGGCGAGGCGGGCCCGCGCCGCGAGGTAGCCCGTGATCTCGGCCACCGGGTCGCGGTACCGGGGGCTCTGCTGCATGGTGCGGGGCGTGCCCTGCATGTGCATCAGGACCAGGCCGCAGGGGTGGGCGGCGGCGACGCCGAACATGTCCGGGTCGCCCCCCGCCGAGATGTCGTTCACGATCGTCGCGCCGGCCGCCAGGGCGGCGCGCGCCGTGTCCGCCCGCAGGGTGTCGACGCTCAGGGGCGTGTCGGTGCGCGCCGCCAGGGCCGTCACCACCGGCAGCAGGCGGGCCTGCTCCTCGTCGGCGCCCACCGGTTCGGCGCCCGGCCGCGACGACTCGGCGCCGAGATCGAGGATGTCGGCCCCCTCGCCCACGAGGCGCAGGGCCCGGTCGACCGCCGCGTCGACGTCGCCGGCGCGGCTGCCGCCGTAGAAGCTGTCCGGCGTGAGGTTCACGATGCCCATGACCAGGGGGCGGCCGGCGGGCGCCAGGGTGCGGCCGGGCGCGAGCTCCCAGCCGGGGGCGAAGAAGGGGGCCCAGGGGCCCCCTTCCGGATGATCGGACTTGAAGTCGGGACTGCGGTCGCGGCTCACGCCCGCGGCTCCGGCTCGTCGTCGGCCGGGGCCGCCGCCCCGCCTTCGGTGGAGGCGGTCGGGGGCTCGGGGCCGTCCGGCGCGTCGCCGGTCGGGGCCGTGGGTCCTGCCGGAGCGGGGCCGTCCGGCGCGTCGCTGCCGAGGCTGTGGTCGACCTTGATCGCCGGGGCCGGCAGCTCTTCGCCCTTCATCAGCATGACGAACTCGTCGCCGTCGATGCTCTCGCGCTCGAGCAGGGCCGCGGTCACGACCTCGACGCTGTCGCGGTGGGTGTCGAGGATCCGGCGGGCCCGCTGCAGCTGTTCGTCGACGATGCGCTTCACCTCGTCGTCGATCTCCTGCATCGTCTTCTCGGAGTGGGCCGTCTGGCGCCCGTAGTCGCGGCCGAGGAAGACCTCGCGGCCGC is a window of bacterium DNA encoding:
- a CDS encoding C-type lectin domain-containing protein yields the protein MIRLNSPVCKAAAALLLTLTALAGCGGSDDNPNLPPEGDTTPVLGLAALQGPLTNPANGHVYFRLASADWTTSAAVAEHFFGGQLVRIDDAAENGWVLANLNSFSGSARVWLGLNDAASEGNFVYMDGSAPAYTHWEPGEPNNNGDEDYVAMYSGNGNWVDVVDVANPPGIGPVYGVVEVAAAPPVYVVDGPKLNPANGHLYYRLNSTDWTTADAFAREVMGGYLVRIADAAENAWVQANLNSFAFNGRVWLGLSDAATEGTFVYTDGSAPGYTQWEPNEPNNNGDEDYVAMYANNGNWVDVKDLANPPFIGPVYGVVEVEMPEAVTLPR
- a CDS encoding caspase family protein; this translates as MTKKTILFGALILVAVLAGCSTENPTAPTTSDLDGSIYQRPEFIDTRPEAEQLAATLTAADVFRLPAVAPDKAGARYALVIGISDYDGTANDLNYCDDDAVDWRNYLQGQGYTVTTLIDGAATRAAIEAAVATLAAQSIAGNEIVFTYSGHGSRGNMISSDLTYISNAWFGGMFAGVASTKMAFNFDACQIGAFGTALNAPGRVIALASDTKRYSYDGTADMANGVFTYYQMVGFDQQGFVFAENDDAYAVAEMFAWAKTYHVKVAPYYIDAYEGSLDY
- the folP gene encoding dihydropteroate synthase, whose protein sequence is MGIVNLTPDSFYGGSRAGDVDAAVDRALRLVGEGADILDLGAESSRPGAEPVGADEEQARLLPVVTALAARTDTPLSVDTLRADTARAALAAGATIVNDISAGGDPDMFGVAAAHPCGLVLMHMQGTPRTMQQSPRYRDPVAEITGYLAARARLAEEAGVPAGRIVVDPGIGFGKSLAHNLDLLRALRAITGPRPLLLGASRKRFIAELTGAGVDDRLPGSLAALVAAWHAGAAVVRVHDVAASVQFLTVLGAVARGTGD